The nucleotide window CGAAACCCACTGCCCATGCCACCGAGAACTTGTCATATATCACGCTTATGATAACATCCTCTTGAGGTATGTTGAGAATATCCTCCATCCCCGCCACCCCTGATGGCGGGTTTTCGCAAATGGTATAAAAGGGTATCGAAGCTACTCCTCTTCCATTGGGGTTATGCCCCTGAACATCTCCTTTATGAACGCCTTCGCCTCCTTGCTGAGCTCGCTCTCCTTGACCTCCTTGCCGAACTTATTGAAGACCTTGCCCCTGATGAAGTTGAGTTCGAAGACCTCGTAGAGCTCCTCGTTCCTGTCCGCGATGTTTACCCCGTGCTCCTCCATGTGGTCGGGCACGCTGTCTATGTCAACGTACTTACCGCACTTCTCGCACTTGTAGAACTGCCAGAACACGTAGTCCTGCCCGCTGGTCATGTTGTTGCGGAGGTGATCTACCATAAGGCCGCCGAGGTATTCGTAGTAGTCCTCCTGGATGAGCTTGCCGTCGTCCGCGACCACCTTGAAGCCGTGCCACACTATGTGGTCGTTTATGTCAACGAGGGTAGAGCGGAGGTAGTTGATGCTGACTATGAAGGTTCCATTCTGGATGTAGAACACGCCCCTCTTCGGAACAACCACGATGTCTATTCCGTAGCCTTCTTTGCTCTCGCTGAGCTTCTCGGCCTCTTCCCTGGTTGAGGCGAACTTAATTCTCACCGGAAGCTCGCTCTTCTTGTGAACCCCAAGGAGTTCCTCCCCGAGGATGTCCCACCTGTAGTCGTCAAGGCTTCTAACGCGTGCGTAGGCGTTCTTGACCTCTGGCTTCAGCCCGTCGTAGTTCATTCACACCACCTGATGGCTACTAGCCGGGAGATTATTTAAGCCTTGCCGGAAAAGTTTAAAAAGCATAGAAGGGGCGGTGTAGGCTCGGGTTCTTGAGGGGAATGGGCCTTCACACTTCCGCAGCTCACTTCCAACCAACAACCTTATAAACTGATATATCGTTCGATAGGTCGGTGATGAAAAATGCAGGTTGTCGAGAAGGGTGAGACATACGACCTCTCATACGCGAAGAAAGCCATGTTCGTTGTCGTCCTGTTGCCTCTCCTCATCATGTACACCGAGGCAATGCTCACGCCCGCTTTGCCCACAATCCAGAAGGAGTTCACGATAAACCCCAACGACGTCAGCTGGGTTCTGACCATATATCTCCTCGTCGGAACGGTCAGCGTGGCCCTCTTCGGGAAGC belongs to Palaeococcus ferrophilus DSM 13482 and includes:
- a CDS encoding TBP-interacting protein: MNYDGLKPEVKNAYARVRSLDDYRWDILGEELLGVHKKSELPVRIKFASTREEAEKLSESKEGYGIDIVVVPKRGVFYIQNGTFIVSINYLRSTLVDINDHIVWHGFKVVADDGKLIQEDYYEYLGGLMVDHLRNNMTSGQDYVFWQFYKCEKCGKYVDIDSVPDHMEEHGVNIADRNEELYEVFELNFIRGKVFNKFGKEVKESELSKEAKAFIKEMFRGITPMEEE